The region ATCCGCGGCTTTACGTTGATCGAGGTTATGATTGTTGTAGCCATTATCGGCATCCTGGCATCCATTGCGCTGCCTAGTTATCGGGAATATGTACTTCGCGGTAACCGGGCAGAAGGGCAAGCGTTCTTGACCGCAGCAGCCGCTCGGCAGGAACGGTATCGCGCCCAAAACAGCGGTTACGCGGATACGCTTACCAAGCTATATGGCGAGACTTCAAAGAAATCCGAAACCGGCAAATACTCTC is a window of Pseudomonas sp. gcc21 DNA encoding:
- a CDS encoding type IV pilin protein produces the protein MIVVAIIGILASIALPSYREYVLRGNRAEGQAFLTAAAARQERYRAQNSGYADTLTKLYGETSKKSETGKYSLGVSVAGDGTDGGFALTATQSFGDTDCGNLTLNGLGEKGVSGSKDAEDCWK